In Campylobacter sp. VBCF_01 NA2, one DNA window encodes the following:
- a CDS encoding transporter substrate-binding domain-containing protein, whose translation MKKYFKTLFLGLSFLFLLAGCASNQPALNQPTLDQIKSRGTILVGATGDYKPLSVREQNGTLWGFDIDIAKAIAEKLGVEPEFVATSWPSLSDDTMAERFDIATTGITINETRKKTMLMSDGYLASGKTILCRKGDAAKFTSLESIDKKGVRVMINPGGTNEKFARANFKNAKIIVHKKNAEIPAQIAKGVADVMITETTEAPYYVANNPKLAAPLLESPFTRDEIGALMSQNKGDLQSFVNKVIAEMKANGELKKITEKYGLVYSY comes from the coding sequence ATGAAAAAGTATTTCAAAACACTTTTTTTAGGGCTTTCGTTTTTGTTTTTGCTCGCTGGTTGTGCGAGTAATCAACCAGCGTTAAACCAACCTACGCTAGATCAAATCAAATCTCGCGGAACTATCCTAGTGGGCGCTACTGGGGATTATAAACCGCTAAGTGTGCGCGAGCAAAACGGCACGCTATGGGGATTTGACATCGATATCGCAAAAGCAATCGCCGAGAAGCTTGGCGTGGAGCCTGAGTTCGTCGCCACTAGCTGGCCGAGTCTGAGCGATGATACTATGGCAGAGCGCTTCGATATCGCTACTACCGGCATTACGATTAACGAAACACGCAAAAAAACTATGCTAATGAGCGATGGCTACCTTGCTAGCGGTAAGACGATTTTGTGCCGCAAGGGCGACGCAGCGAAATTTACAAGCTTAGAGAGTATCGATAAAAAGGGCGTTCGCGTGATGATAAACCCGGGCGGAACGAACGAGAAATTTGCGAGGGCAAATTTTAAAAACGCTAAAATCATCGTCCATAAGAAAAACGCCGAGATCCCAGCGCAAATCGCAAAAGGCGTAGCTGATGTGATGATCACAGAAACCACTGAGGCGCCGTATTATGTGGCAAACAACCCTAAACTAGCCGCTCCGCTACTAGAAAGTCCATTTACGCGCGATGAAATCGGGGCTTTGATGTCGCAAAACAAGGGCGATTTGCAAAGCTTCGTAAATAAAGTAATCGCTGAGATGAAGGCAAATGGTGAGTTGAAAAAAATCACTGAAAAATACGGATTAGTTTATTCGTATTAA
- a CDS encoding YbgC/FadM family acyl-CoA thioesterase: MKFRIYYDDTDAQGIVYHANYIKFCERARSEALMRAGVSFFGEHSHFVVSDLQAKFLRSAVLGDELEIKTTLKELKNASAVLTQKIYKLKDINGREFDELIFAQDVRVAYLQNGKPVKFSDEIVEFFKGL; the protein is encoded by the coding sequence ATGAAATTTAGGATTTATTACGACGATACCGACGCGCAGGGCATCGTCTATCACGCAAACTACATAAAATTTTGCGAGCGGGCTAGAAGCGAGGCGCTAATGCGTGCGGGCGTGAGTTTTTTTGGCGAGCACTCGCATTTCGTGGTGAGCGATTTGCAGGCGAAATTCCTGCGCTCTGCGGTGCTGGGCGACGAACTAGAAATCAAAACCACGCTCAAAGAGCTAAAAAACGCAAGCGCGGTGCTGACGCAAAAAATCTACAAACTAAAAGATATAAATGGGCGCGAATTTGACGAGTTAATCTTCGCCCAAGATGTCAGAGTCGCATACCTGCAAAACGGCAAACCAGTGAAATTCAGCGACGAAATCGTGGAGTTTTTCAAGGGGTTGTGA
- the aroB gene encoding 3-dehydroquinate synthase, with product MKIDIDLKEKSYSVFIDELAKISLPGKVAIITNPKVSGLWLSYLLERLECGQKFIITIPDGEEYKNLSSVEQILEQLFSSKLDRKSTLIALGGGVISDITGFCASIYERGINFINIPTTLLAQVDASVGGKTGVNNRFGKNLIGSFYQPRAVYCESKFLSTLPAREFGAGVAEAVKMAVTFDKELFEYFCEHDLKSDSEVAHIIAKCVEIKAGVVARDERENGIRAVLNYGHTFAHVIENLTNYSVYLHGEAVAIGMVMANDLAVRLGKLSANEAEKIRALLAKFGLPVSYKIQNVDKFYEMFYLDKKSASGKIKFIMPKGIGDFFVSDDIDENLVKSTLRAFQ from the coding sequence ATGAAAATTGATATTGATTTGAAAGAGAAAAGTTACAGCGTTTTTATCGACGAATTAGCCAAAATTTCACTTCCTGGCAAGGTCGCAATCATCACAAACCCCAAGGTTAGCGGGCTTTGGCTCTCGTATTTGTTGGAGAGATTGGAGTGTGGGCAGAAATTTATCATTACAATTCCTGATGGCGAAGAGTATAAAAATCTATCCAGCGTCGAGCAAATTTTAGAGCAACTTTTTAGCTCCAAACTAGATCGCAAAAGCACGCTAATAGCACTTGGCGGTGGCGTGATTAGCGATATTACTGGATTTTGCGCGAGTATTTATGAAAGAGGAATAAATTTTATAAATATCCCAACCACGCTTTTAGCCCAAGTAGATGCTAGCGTAGGCGGGAAAACGGGCGTGAATAACCGCTTCGGCAAAAATTTAATCGGCTCATTTTATCAACCACGCGCCGTGTATTGTGAGAGTAAATTTCTCTCAACCCTGCCGGCGCGCGAATTTGGCGCAGGTGTGGCAGAAGCCGTGAAAATGGCGGTGACATTTGATAAAGAGCTATTTGAGTATTTTTGCGAGCATGATTTGAAGAGTGATAGCGAAGTAGCCCATATCATCGCAAAATGCGTGGAAATAAAAGCTGGTGTTGTGGCGAGAGATGAGCGCGAAAACGGCATCAGAGCGGTGCTAAACTACGGACACACCTTCGCGCATGTGATTGAGAATTTGACGAATTATTCTGTGTATTTGCACGGCGAGGCTGTGGCGATTGGCATGGTTATGGCAAATGATTTGGCTGTAAGACTTGGCAAACTAAGCGCAAACGAAGCAGAGAAAATTCGCGCGCTGCTCGCTAAATTTGGACTTCCTGTGAGTTATAAAATCCAAAATGTAGATAAATTTTACGAAATGTTTTATTTGGATAAAAAAAGTGCCTCAGGCAAGATAAAATTCATCATGCCAAAGGGAATTGGTGATTTTTTCGTATCTGATGATATCGATGAAAATCTCGTAAAATCGACATTAAGAGCGTTTCAATGA
- a CDS encoding TrkA C-terminal domain-containing protein: protein MKKVLIIASGDFARHFLNRIYKSKDVIHEYFIIAKDSSCVPEGILGMQNFSVEIFDPTSIERLKLVVNQGEFDRCIMIMDIEFDARVSLNNLKEIAPNLEIYLADFWDLVQEYKEEKHIKILNVLSLNSSRFMGCLPDSPVFAQYVGLGRGEIMEVKIPVGSSFAYRKVGTLSSKRYKIPMIYRHNTYIITTKSTVIYPNDTILVVGEPSALRAVFAQVKQQNGQFPSPFGINIYALIDMKEMSESSIYKMLRAVEYLDSRLQNHKICIRVVNPKISPSFEEIKAKSDDEKFEILIDYKEKNISNLNGDVSENKAGLVVCVREIFEKNKAYLQSLGVPILSLGQSELDAIKRSVVVNGGANMDEESSVVFDISSQLGMNIHLYIFNENGGKGGEFVQNYLNLSKLFSKELIIHDDMSKNPLIELSGESDFLQFVPFSDKILAPKSTAIFKKDLDKMYFKLSHNHQIFLPCDMG, encoded by the coding sequence ATGAAAAAAGTTTTAATCATAGCAAGTGGCGATTTCGCGCGCCATTTTTTAAATAGAATTTACAAATCCAAAGATGTTATCCACGAATACTTCATCATCGCAAAAGACAGCTCCTGCGTGCCTGAGGGGATTTTGGGTATGCAAAATTTCAGCGTGGAGATTTTCGATCCCACAAGCATAGAAAGGCTAAAATTAGTAGTAAATCAGGGCGAATTCGATAGGTGCATAATGATAATGGACATTGAATTTGACGCTAGGGTGAGCCTGAATAATCTCAAAGAAATTGCGCCAAATTTGGAAATTTATCTTGCTGATTTTTGGGATTTGGTGCAAGAATACAAAGAAGAAAAGCATATTAAAATTTTAAATGTTTTATCGCTAAATTCATCTCGTTTTATGGGTTGTTTGCCAGATAGCCCGGTTTTTGCGCAGTATGTGGGGCTTGGTAGGGGCGAGATAATGGAGGTAAAAATCCCCGTGGGAAGCTCATTTGCGTATCGCAAGGTAGGCACTCTAAGCTCGAAGCGATACAAAATCCCGATGATTTATCGCCACAACACCTACATAATCACCACGAAAAGCACGGTGATTTATCCAAACGATACGATTTTGGTCGTGGGCGAGCCAAGTGCCTTGCGCGCGGTATTTGCGCAGGTCAAACAACAAAACGGCCAGTTTCCATCGCCATTTGGGATAAATATTTATGCACTAATTGATATGAAGGAAATGAGCGAGAGCTCGATTTATAAGATGCTAAGAGCGGTGGAGTATCTAGATAGCAGGCTTCAAAATCACAAAATTTGCATTAGGGTGGTAAATCCTAAAATTTCGCCTAGTTTTGAGGAGATTAAGGCTAAAAGCGATGATGAAAAATTTGAAATTTTAATTGATTATAAAGAGAAAAATATCTCGAATTTAAACGGCGATGTGAGCGAAAATAAGGCTGGTTTGGTCGTGTGTGTGAGGGAGATTTTTGAAAAAAACAAAGCCTATTTGCAAAGTCTTGGCGTGCCGATTTTAAGCCTAGGGCAGAGCGAGTTAGACGCGATAAAACGCAGTGTGGTGGTAAATGGCGGAGCGAATATGGACGAGGAATCAAGCGTAGTTTTTGATATCAGCTCGCAGCTTGGTATGAATATTCACCTGTATATTTTTAACGAAAACGGTGGCAAAGGTGGAGAGTTTGTGCAAAATTATCTAAATTTGTCAAAGCTTTTCTCAAAAGAGCTCATAATCCACGATGATATGAGCAAAAACCCATTAATCGAGCTTAGCGGAGAGAGTGATTTCTTGCAGTTTGTGCCATTTAGCGATAAAATTTTAGCCCCGAAATCGACAGCAATTTTCAAAAAAGACCTTGACAAAATGTATTTCAAACTAAGCCATAATCACCAAATTTTTCTTCCATGCGATATGGGGTAA
- the uvrA gene encoding excinuclease ABC subunit UvrA, which translates to MNDKITIIGAREHNLKNINLKIPKNKLVVFTGLSGSGKSTLAFDTLYAEGQRRYVESLSAYARQFLDRVGKPDIDKIDGLTPAIAIDQKTTSKNPRSTVGTITEIYDYLRLLYARTGVQHCHQCGKPISKMSSSDIIAEVMKLPNGAKISISAPLVREKKGTFADLIEDMRNKGYVRAQIDGVLVRLDEEIELAKTKKHTIKVVIDRVSISEENATRIASDIENSLKLSFGEVEIDIANAGEFGLAHDHIHYSEHMACFDCKISFTPLEPLTFSFNSPKGACEECDGLGIKFSLDLAKIINEANSIENGAIKVMSGFNKSYYYKFLLGFCASNDIPTDVPYAELDEAQKQLILYGSAKEVPFYWKSHKLMRKFEGAIKYAYDLLKNENDLDEYMSEKTCSACGGLRLKPQSLAVKVASKGLGEVVKTSIEENVKFFGDEKNFAHFSPQEAQIAAPILKEINERLFFLNDVGLGYLTLGRDARTISGGEAQRIRIASQIGSGLSGVMYVLDEPSIGLHERDTQKLINTLRNLQQKGNSVIVVEHDKKTIQQADFVVDIGPGAGKYGGEVVFSGSVENLLKSDTQTALYMNNHKTIDYQKNRPQKEWLSIKNVEINNIHGLSAKFPLRNLVGITGVSGSGKSSLVLQTILPAALEELNRARNVKILKNAKISGLQNLDKVIYLDQSPIGRTPRSNPATYTGVMDEIRALFAQTKEAMIRGYKIGRFSFNVKGGRCEKCAGEGEIKIEMHFLPDISVVCDACGGSRYNAQTLEIYYKNKNIAEILAMSIDEALEFFKAVPKIYQKLKTLQDVGLGYIALGQPATTLSGGEAQRVKLAKELSRTDTGNTLYILDEPTTGLHFADVDRLVQVLHHLVDLGNSVFVIEHNMDIIKNCDYLIDMGPEGGDGGGKIVAQGTPKQLAKNYKKTGSYTGEFLNEEFAG; encoded by the coding sequence ATGAACGATAAAATCACAATTATCGGCGCAAGAGAACACAACCTAAAAAATATAAATTTGAAAATTCCAAAAAATAAATTAGTCGTTTTTACCGGCCTTTCGGGCTCTGGCAAATCCACGCTAGCCTTTGATACACTCTATGCTGAGGGTCAAAGACGCTATGTAGAGAGCCTTTCGGCGTATGCTAGGCAGTTTTTAGACAGGGTTGGCAAGCCAGATATCGACAAAATCGACGGCCTAACACCAGCGATTGCGATAGATCAAAAAACCACCTCCAAAAACCCGCGCTCGACTGTTGGCACGATAACTGAAATTTACGATTATTTGCGCTTACTTTACGCTAGAACGGGCGTGCAACACTGCCACCAATGCGGCAAACCAATCTCAAAAATGAGCTCATCTGATATCATCGCCGAGGTTATGAAACTCCCAAATGGCGCGAAAATTTCAATTTCTGCCCCGCTCGTGCGCGAAAAAAAGGGCACTTTTGCTGATTTGATCGAAGATATGCGAAACAAAGGCTATGTCAGAGCCCAGATTGACGGCGTTTTAGTCAGACTTGACGAAGAAATCGAACTAGCCAAAACCAAAAAACACACAATCAAAGTCGTCATCGACCGCGTCAGTATCAGCGAAGAAAACGCCACGCGAATCGCAAGCGACATCGAAAATTCCTTAAAACTTAGCTTCGGCGAGGTCGAAATCGATATCGCAAACGCAGGTGAATTCGGGCTTGCGCACGATCATATCCATTACAGCGAACACATGGCGTGCTTTGATTGCAAAATTTCATTTACCCCACTCGAACCGCTGACTTTTAGCTTCAACAGCCCAAAAGGTGCGTGCGAGGAGTGCGACGGGCTTGGGATTAAATTTAGCCTAGATTTAGCTAAAATCATAAACGAGGCAAATTCTATCGAAAACGGCGCGATTAAGGTAATGTCAGGGTTTAACAAAAGCTATTATTATAAATTTTTGCTCGGATTTTGCGCCTCAAACGATATCCCCACAGATGTCCCATACGCCGAGCTTGACGAGGCACAAAAACAGCTCATTTTATACGGAAGCGCGAAAGAGGTGCCGTTTTATTGGAAATCGCACAAGCTAATGCGTAAATTCGAGGGCGCGATAAAATACGCCTATGATTTGCTAAAAAACGAAAACGATTTAGACGAATATATGAGCGAAAAAACCTGCTCTGCTTGTGGCGGACTGCGTCTAAAACCCCAAAGCCTAGCCGTAAAAGTCGCTAGCAAAGGCCTTGGCGAAGTGGTGAAGACAAGCATAGAAGAAAATGTCAAATTCTTTGGCGATGAGAAAAATTTCGCCCATTTTAGCCCGCAAGAAGCGCAAATCGCGGCGCCTATTTTAAAAGAAATCAACGAAAGGCTATTTTTCTTAAACGATGTTGGTCTTGGATACCTGACCCTCGGGCGCGACGCACGCACAATCAGCGGTGGCGAAGCGCAACGAATCCGCATCGCAAGCCAGATTGGAAGCGGACTAAGCGGGGTAATGTATGTCCTAGATGAGCCTAGTATCGGGCTTCACGAGCGCGATACACAAAAGCTAATCAATACACTTAGAAATTTACAACAAAAAGGAAATTCCGTAATCGTCGTCGAACACGACAAAAAAACCATACAACAAGCAGATTTCGTCGTAGATATCGGACCTGGGGCTGGTAAATACGGCGGCGAGGTCGTATTTAGTGGAAGTGTGGAAAATCTGCTTAAAAGCGACACACAAACTGCGCTGTATATGAACAATCACAAAACGATTGATTACCAAAAAAACCGCCCGCAAAAAGAGTGGTTAAGCATAAAAAATGTCGAAATCAACAATATCCACGGCCTAAGCGCAAAATTTCCTTTGCGAAATTTAGTCGGAATTACCGGAGTTAGCGGCAGCGGCAAAAGCTCGCTCGTGCTTCAAACAATCCTGCCAGCAGCATTGGAGGAACTTAACCGCGCCAGAAATGTTAAAATTCTAAAAAATGCCAAAATTTCAGGCCTGCAAAATTTAGACAAGGTCATCTACCTAGACCAAAGCCCAATCGGTCGTACCCCACGCTCCAATCCAGCCACTTACACTGGCGTCATGGACGAGATCCGCGCGCTTTTTGCGCAGACAAAAGAGGCGATGATAAGGGGGTATAAAATCGGGCGATTTAGCTTCAATGTCAAGGGCGGGCGTTGCGAAAAATGCGCAGGAGAGGGCGAAATCAAAATCGAAATGCACTTTTTGCCCGATATTAGCGTAGTTTGCGACGCATGCGGTGGTTCGCGCTACAACGCCCAGACGCTTGAAATTTACTACAAAAACAAAAATATCGCCGAGATTTTGGCGATGAGTATCGACGAGGCTTTGGAGTTTTTCAAAGCTGTGCCAAAAATTTATCAAAAACTCAAAACCCTCCAAGATGTAGGCCTTGGCTATATCGCGCTAGGTCAGCCTGCAACCACGCTAAGCGGGGGCGAGGCTCAGCGCGTCAAACTCGCGAAAGAGCTTAGTCGCACGGATACCGGCAATACACTTTATATCCTCGATGAGCCGACCACTGGCCTACACTTCGCCGATGTCGATAGGCTGGTGCAGGTGCTTCATCACCTCGTGGATTTGGGCAATTCTGTCTTTGTCATCGAGCATAATATGGACATCATCAAAAACTGCGACTATCTCATAGATATGGGGCCAGAGGGTGGCGATGGTGGCGGAAAAATCGTAGCGCAAGGCACACCAAAACAGCTTGCAAAAAACTACAAAAAAACAGGCTCTTACACAGGTGAGTTTCTAAACGAGGAATTTGCAGGGTAA
- the mtaB gene encoding tRNA (N(6)-L-threonylcarbamoyladenosine(37)-C(2))-methylthiotransferase MtaB, translated as MRVYFKTFGCRTNIYDTELIKKMVQNAQIVGNESEADIVVINSCTVTNGADSDVRGYISRMNRAGKRVILTGCGAKSQGQNLLAKNQIFGVFGMSQKAKIDEYLRADTKFYDIGDLEYKESSVLGDFENHTKAFIKIQEGCDFSCAYCIIPSVRGRARSIDENLIINEAQNLAQNGFSEIVLTGTNIGSYGKDSATSLGALLQRLGSLSGIKRIRLGSIEPSQIDESFREILGESFLERHLHIALQHTSQTMLSIMRRRNTAFRDLELFLELGERGFALGTDFIVAHPGESEEVWGEAVENFKKFPLTHLHAFIFSPRWGTASASMSGRINGEVAKARLKMLKNIVALNNFEFRKAHKSPLSVLVERKNGECYEGYDEFYNKILIKSEKDLSKKWVRIEDYEVKFESNVAEI; from the coding sequence GTGAGGGTGTATTTTAAGACCTTTGGGTGTCGCACGAACATTTACGATACTGAATTAATCAAAAAAATGGTGCAAAACGCGCAGATTGTGGGCAATGAGAGCGAAGCAGATATCGTTGTGATAAATTCATGCACCGTTACAAACGGCGCAGATAGCGATGTCAGAGGCTATATTTCGCGTATGAATAGGGCTGGAAAAAGGGTGATTTTAACAGGCTGTGGCGCCAAATCTCAGGGGCAAAATTTGCTAGCAAAAAATCAAATTTTTGGCGTTTTTGGTATGAGCCAAAAGGCCAAAATCGATGAGTATTTGCGCGCAGATACGAAATTTTACGATATCGGAGATTTGGAGTATAAAGAAAGTAGCGTGCTCGGCGATTTTGAGAATCACACGAAAGCCTTTATCAAAATCCAAGAGGGTTGCGATTTTTCGTGTGCTTATTGCATAATCCCCTCTGTAAGGGGGCGCGCGCGCTCTATTGATGAGAATTTGATTATAAATGAGGCGCAAAATTTAGCCCAAAATGGTTTTAGCGAAATCGTCCTAACTGGCACAAATATCGGAAGTTATGGCAAAGATAGCGCCACATCTCTTGGGGCTTTGTTACAAAGGCTTGGCAGCCTTTCAGGCATAAAGCGCATTAGGCTAGGTTCAATCGAGCCAAGTCAGATTGATGAGAGTTTTCGCGAAATTTTGGGCGAGAGCTTTTTGGAGCGACATTTGCATATCGCTTTGCAGCACACTTCGCAGACTATGCTTAGCATTATGCGTCGCAGAAACACGGCGTTTAGGGATTTGGAGCTGTTTTTGGAGCTGGGCGAGAGAGGCTTTGCGCTAGGCACTGATTTCATCGTCGCTCACCCTGGCGAGAGCGAGGAAGTCTGGGGCGAGGCGGTTGAGAATTTCAAAAAATTCCCGCTTACGCACCTGCACGCCTTTATTTTCTCTCCACGCTGGGGCACAGCTTCTGCTTCGATGAGTGGGAGGATTAATGGCGAAGTGGCGAAAGCTAGGCTTAAAATGCTTAAAAATATCGTAGCGTTAAATAATTTCGAGTTTCGCAAAGCTCACAAATCGCCACTTTCGGTGCTAGTAGAGCGCAAAAATGGCGAGTGTTACGAGGGATACGATGAGTTTTATAATAAAATTTTGATAAAAAGCGAAAAAGATTTATCTAAAAAATGGGTAAGGATAGAAGATTATGAAGTCAAATTTGAGTCAAATGTGGCAGAAATTTAA
- a CDS encoding mechanosensitive ion channel family protein yields the protein MNKILTLFLFFVFAFGEGNLSENLAEQNLSLSEQNSSATRLNKEYVNSSESADVAMIAPLGEQIRAIDEEIKNNLWVSRFANFIGYQELLKQQKILQDEQKSLSDADEINEIGKKLRAVNEQLSLLKEYEKSPFLDIVAMPETPEPERVSNPFSIITGFSTIRNLQEQKLEQKRKIENLKVLIEKLETKAELYAKVEKISPNDKLIKDYENLKYEIGEFSSAYELAGTTYDVYEKKINSQITALTADITAQIKRAGNILIWIGIVLALAFLAKFIAKRYVINDENFYLVNKIINVINFTIIVLILLFSYIDNMTHFVTVLGFASAGLAIAMKDMFMSSLGWLVIVFGGTFRVGDRVKVCKNGVVYVGDIIDISVLRMTIFEDVTMTTWRENKRAGRVVFIPNNYIFTDLLANYTHSGLKTVWDGIDILLTFDSNHKKAMYIIKNIVRKYSKGYTDIAKKQMSKLRSQYSIKNPNVEPRIFSFFEPYGIQISVWYMTNSYATLGLRSNISSEILESLQKEDDIKIAYPAYTLYNGKTYGANKAPNFEPNEPPMGEV from the coding sequence ATGAATAAAATTTTAACTCTTTTTTTATTTTTTGTTTTTGCTTTTGGCGAGGGAAATTTAAGCGAAAATTTAGCAGAGCAAAATTTAAGCTTATCAGAGCAAAACAGCTCCGCCACTAGATTAAATAAAGAATATGTTAATTCGAGCGAAAGTGCCGATGTAGCGATGATTGCTCCGCTTGGCGAGCAGATTAGGGCGATTGATGAGGAGATCAAAAACAATCTTTGGGTTAGCAGATTTGCGAATTTCATCGGTTACCAAGAGCTTTTAAAACAGCAAAAAATCCTGCAAGATGAGCAAAAATCCCTAAGCGACGCGGACGAGATCAACGAAATAGGCAAAAAACTTCGCGCCGTAAATGAGCAACTCTCGCTTTTAAAAGAGTATGAAAAAAGCCCATTTTTGGACATTGTCGCTATGCCAGAGACCCCAGAGCCAGAGCGTGTGAGCAATCCCTTTTCGATAATCACGGGCTTTTCGACGATTCGAAATTTACAAGAGCAAAAATTAGAGCAAAAACGAAAAATCGAAAATTTAAAGGTTTTGATAGAAAAACTCGAAACCAAAGCCGAATTATACGCCAAAGTGGAGAAAATTTCACCAAATGATAAACTTATCAAAGATTACGAAAATTTAAAATATGAAATCGGCGAATTTAGCTCTGCTTACGAGCTTGCAGGCACTACTTATGATGTGTATGAGAAAAAAATAAACTCCCAAATCACCGCGCTAACTGCCGATATCACGGCGCAAATCAAGCGCGCTGGAAATATCCTTATATGGATTGGCATAGTTTTGGCGTTGGCGTTTTTAGCCAAATTTATCGCCAAACGATATGTCATAAATGATGAAAATTTCTACCTTGTAAATAAAATTATAAATGTCATAAATTTCACCATTATCGTGCTGATTTTGCTATTTTCGTATATTGATAATATGACGCATTTTGTCACCGTGCTGGGCTTTGCTTCGGCTGGTTTGGCGATTGCGATGAAGGATATGTTTATGAGCTCGCTTGGCTGGCTTGTAATCGTATTTGGCGGCACATTTAGGGTAGGGGATCGCGTCAAAGTCTGCAAAAATGGCGTCGTGTATGTGGGCGATATCATCGATATTTCCGTGCTTAGAATGACGATTTTCGAAGATGTTACGATGACTACATGGCGAGAAAACAAACGCGCCGGCAGGGTTGTATTTATACCGAATAACTACATTTTTACAGATTTGCTGGCTAATTATACGCACTCTGGGTTAAAGACCGTTTGGGACGGCATCGATATCTTACTCACATTTGATAGCAATCACAAAAAAGCTATGTATATCATCAAAAACATAGTCAGAAAGTATTCGAAAGGCTACACCGATATCGCCAAAAAGCAAATGTCAAAACTCCGCTCTCAATACAGCATAAAAAATCCAAATGTGGAGCCTAGAATTTTTAGCTTTTTCGAGCCTTATGGTATTCAAATTTCGGTTTGGTATATGACGAATTCATACGCTACTTTGGGCCTTAGAAGCAATATTTCAAGTGAAATTTTAGAAAGCTTACAAAAAGAAGATGATATCAAAATCGCTTACCCAGCTTACACGCTTTACAACGGCAAAACTTATGGCGCAAACAAAGCGCCAAATTTCGAGCCAAACGAGCCACCTATGGGGGAAGTATAG
- a CDS encoding DUF4149 domain-containing protein, whose amino-acid sequence MKAIFSIYILALGALIGIELSLGALVAPTIFYPQNLIGEGVLSHFQSGQMMSAIFVKYNAILMPFSIICLIFEMVNFNNNKSQPFNLKLSTLMLALINLILATLFVLYFTEFILDAQKLGEAGTQTAEFAQIHKASEWCAKLMIIAQTVLFFLKMVPNLRIGRGDEI is encoded by the coding sequence ATGAAAGCGATTTTTTCGATTTATATCCTCGCTCTTGGCGCGCTCATCGGTATCGAGCTTAGCCTTGGCGCGCTTGTGGCTCCGACGATTTTTTACCCGCAAAATCTCATTGGCGAGGGCGTGCTTAGCCACTTCCAAAGCGGTCAGATGATGAGCGCGATTTTTGTCAAATACAACGCCATTTTAATGCCGTTTTCGATAATTTGCCTAATTTTTGAAATGGTGAATTTCAACAACAACAAATCCCAACCCTTCAACCTAAAACTCTCAACCCTCATGCTAGCGCTCATAAACCTCATTTTAGCGACACTTTTCGTGCTGTATTTCACGGAATTTATCCTAGACGCGCAAAAGCTAGGCGAAGCAGGCACACAAACAGCCGAATTCGCCCAAATCCACAAAGCCAGCGAGTGGTGCGCCAAGCTAATGATAATCGCGCAAACGGTGCTGTTTTTCCTAAAAATGGTGCCAAACTTGCGCATAGGCAGAGGCGATGAAATTTAG